A part of Perca fluviatilis chromosome 15, GENO_Pfluv_1.0, whole genome shotgun sequence genomic DNA contains:
- the LOC120574874 gene encoding SEC14-like protein 1 — MVQEYQSPVRVYKHPFELIMAAYVRRFPKSHLIPVFVDSEILSETESKDGSTLVTERRCVIDIEAPRLLKRIAGVDYLYFSQKNTLNRRDRTLRIEVRNETFSNRVLVHECCNYTVHPENEDWTCFEQTASLDIKSFFGFESTAEKIAMKQYASSIKKGKEMIEYYLRELEEEGVTYIPRWSPPVVSGTAAARLQLLPCCTGRAIPVDSAKTGLDIKEPAGPTDLVAGSPDDKLDADYIRRYLGDLTPLQESCLIRLRQWLQETHKGKIPKDQHVLRFLRARDFNMDKAREFLCQSLTWRKQHKVDFLLDTWERPQLILDYYTGGWHHHDRDGRPLYILRLGQMDTKGLVRALGMEALLRQVLSINEEGLRRCEENTRVFGRPISCWTCLVDLEGLNMRHLWRPGVKALLRIIEVVEANYPETLGRLLILRAPRVFPVLWTLVSPLIDENTRKKFLVYAGNDYQDPGGLVDYIDKEVIPDFLGGDSMGDIPEGGTVPKSLYRTAEELESEENRLLTDSIYKSASIFKGAPYEMLIEITEASSVITWDFDVSKGDVIFNIYHSKRAPQPPKKDTLGAHGLTSPGAVNAQLIDRSWVLGQDYSMVEKALTCREGESVQGSHVTRWPGFYILQWRFHSSPACSASSLPRVDDVLASLQVSSHKCKIMYYTEVLGSHDFRGSMTSLESSHSGFSQLSAATTSSSQSHASSTVSR, encoded by the exons ATGGTGCAGGAATACCAGTCCCCTGTTCGGGTTTACAAGCATCCATTTGAGTTGATAATGGCG GCCTATGTGAGGAGGTTCCCAAAGTCCCACCTGATCCCAGTGTTTGTGGACAGTGAGATCCTCAGCGAGACCGAAAGCAAAGATGGATCCACGCTGGTAACTGAGAGGCGCTGTGTGATCGACATTGAGGCCCCACGTCTTCTTAAACGG ATTGCTGGTGTAGACTACTTGTACTTTAGCCAAAAGAACACTCTGAATCGCAGAGACAGGACGCTCCGCATTGAGGTCCGCAACGAGACCTTTTCCAACAGGGTCCTTGTCCATGAGTGCTGCAACTACACG GTTCATCCGGAGAATGAGGACTGGACGTGCTTTGAGCAGACAGCTAGTTTGGATATTAAGTCCTTTTTTGGCTTTGAGAGCACGGCAGAGAAGATCGCTATGAAACAGTATGCTAGCAGCATTAAAAAG GGTAAAGAGATGATTGAGTACTACCTCAGAGAGCTGGAGGAAGAAGGAGTGACTTACATACCTCGTTGGAGCCCCCCTGTTGTCTCTGGCACTGCTGCTGCCAGGCTCCAGCTGCTGCCCTGCTGCACTGGCAGAGCCATCCCAGTGGACAGTGCCAAGACTGGACTAGACATTAAAGAACCGGCCGGTCCCACGGATCTAGTGGCTGGCTCTCCCGACG aCAAGTTGGATGCTGACTACATCAGACGTTACCTAGGTGATTTAACACCTCTGCAGGAGAGCTGTCTTATCCGACTGCGCCAGTGGCTCCAGGAAACCCACAAGGGAAAG ATTCCAAAGGATCAGCATGTGCTACGCTTCCTGAGGGCCAGAGATTTCAACATGGACAAGGCCAGGGAGTTTTTGTGCCAGTCGCTTACCTGGAGGAAGCAACATAAGGTAGATTTCCTGTTAGACACGTGGGAGCGGCCACAACTGATTCTGGACTATTACACCGGCGGCTGGCACCACCACGACAGAG aCGGCCGTCCTCTGTATATCTTGCGCCTGGGGCAAATGGACACTAAGGGCTTGGTCCGCGCGTTGGGAATGGAAGCGCTTCTGAGACAG GTCCTGTCCATCAACGAGGAGGGACTGAGGCGTTGTGAAGAAAACACCAGAGTCTTCGGTCGACCCATTAG CTGCTGGACTTGCTTGGTGGATCTGGAGGGTCTTAACATGCGTCACCTGTGGAGGCCAGGTGTTAAGGCTCTGCTGAGAATCATCGAGGTGGTGGAGGCCAACTACCCCGAGACTCTGGGTCGCCTGCTCATACTGAGGGCGCCCAGAGTTTTCCCAGTGCTCTGGACCCTG GTCAGCCCCCTGATTGATGAGAATACCCGGAAGAAGTTCCTTGTTTACGCTGGAAACGACTACCAGGATCCAGGAGGATTGGTGGATTATATTGACAAAGAAGTCATTCCTGACTTCTTGGGAGGGGACTCCATG GGTGATATTCCTGAGGGAGGTACGGTCCCCAAATCTCTGTACAGGACAGCAGAAGAGCTGGAGAGTGAGGAAAACCGCCTGTTGACTGACTCCATCTATAAGAGTGCCAGTATTTTCAAGGGAGCCCCATATGAG ATGCTGATCGAGATCACCGAGGCCTCCTCCGTCATCACCTGGGACTTCGACGTGTCTAAAGGAGATGTGATCTTCAACATCTACCATTCCAAGAGAGCCCCGCAGCCCCCTAAGAAAGACACTCTCGGTGCCCATGGCCTCACGTCCCCAGGGGCTGTTAACGCCCAGCTGATAGACAGGAGCTGGGTGCTGGGCCAGGACTACAGCATGGTGGAGAAAGCCCTCACctgcagggagggagagagtgtACAG GGCTCCCACGTAACCCGCTGGCCCGGCTTCTACATCCTCCAGTGGCGCTTCCACAGCTCCCCAGCCTGCTCCGCCTCCAGCCTGCCGCGTGTGGATGATGTGCTGGCCTCGCTGCAGGTCTCTTCGCACAAGTGTAAGATCATGTACTACACCGAGGTGCTGGGCTCCCATGACTTCAG GGGATCCATGACCAGTCTGGAGTCCAGTCATAGTGGTTTCTCCCAGCTCAGTGCAGCCACTACATCCTCTAGCCAATCACACGCCAGCTCCACTGTCTCAAGGTAG